Proteins found in one Clostridium kluyveri DSM 555 genomic segment:
- the rpmF gene encoding 50S ribosomal protein L32: MGNPARKFSRARRDSRRAQTFKLSAPQLVECPQCHEMKLAHRVCKICGYYKGKEVVLTEN, from the coding sequence GTGGGAAATCCAGCCAGAAAATTCTCAAGAGCAAGAAGAGACTCAAGAAGAGCACAAACTTTTAAGTTAAGTGCGCCACAATTAGTTGAGTGTCCTCAGTGTCATGAAATGAAACTTGCCCATAGAGTGTGCAAGATTTGCGGATATTATAAAGGTAAAGAAGTTGTTTTAACTGAAAATTAG
- a CDS encoding YceD family protein, producing MELNISELLKEKKAERKLDLIIQEDGLYDGMEYIKLLRPISFVGILSKLENDFTLKGKVQGVLELICSRCIEKFPYELDITIVEKFTNVYKEDEDDETIFIEDNVIDISQVVQNNIILTLPIKRLCKQNCKGLCQQCGTNLNKFKCQCKNHDIDLRLAKLKDMFFTD from the coding sequence GTGGAGCTAAATATATCAGAATTGTTAAAAGAAAAAAAAGCTGAAAGAAAACTCGATCTTATAATACAAGAAGATGGGCTTTATGATGGTATGGAATATATTAAATTATTACGCCCCATAAGTTTTGTTGGGATTTTAAGTAAGTTAGAAAATGATTTTACATTAAAGGGAAAAGTTCAAGGAGTATTAGAGCTTATTTGTTCCAGATGTATTGAAAAATTTCCCTATGAATTGGATATTACCATTGTTGAAAAGTTTACAAATGTTTACAAAGAAGATGAAGATGATGAAACCATATTTATAGAGGATAATGTTATAGATATTTCCCAAGTAGTACAAAATAACATTATATTAACCTTGCCCATAAAAAGACTTTGCAAACAGAATTGTAAAGGGTTATGTCAGCAGTGCGGCACTAATTTAAATAAGTTCAAATGCCAGTGTAAAAACCATGATATTGATCTAAGATTAGCAAAGCTAAAGGATATGTTCTTCACTGATTAA
- the smc gene encoding chromosome segregation protein SMC produces the protein MFLKTIEIKGFKSFADKTELIFTGGITSIVGPNGSGKSNISDAVRWVLGEQSVKTLRGGKMEDVIFAGTQFRKPLGLCQVSLTLDNEDKKLSLEYSNITVSRRLYRSGESEYYINNVQCRLRDIHELFMDTGIGREGYSIIGQGRIDALLSGKQEDRRLLLEEAAGIVKFRWRRSEAEKKLENTEVNLIRIEDILHTYEERLKPLELENKKADEFLRLSEELKDKEKTVLIYSLKKIQHKIDKLESSMERITSSNRESHLELTKLREDVNGYNIRMENIMDESTRCEKDYYDKRELINQGENKIKLLKQKIEDLEDNIKRNYLELKQIENDKIKKSEGITLQNQNLLELKNREKEVNIGILDYENNIKKIEKDIYSRENICKKLKEDKIQYFSNISKLRNHIISIKKDGENIVEKIDKLKSSYESYSKAIIISSEKKNKLLGEISNIKKNISVYQNKIDENNSGILELTNVLNLKENSLQKLNALYNTLEANYKMLVNFHKHYEGYNRTVKALMENIKNHKLDVPAQSCFLVGEIISLQKKFETCIEISLGNSISSVITNNEIIAKIIIKYLKDNKMGRATFLPISIIKGRKISNLHKFEDIKGFIGVASELVSYSKEFKDVLDYILGRTIICENIDNAFEIAKLAEYSFKIVTLSGDVVNSGGAITGGSLQKRSSNIIGRKREIEETLVKIENTKETLQVLNGDIRRIKSDKEKLHCQNEDFKEKIHLDNIELTKLHQQNDTIERETKKLIESRETANREIKLLYKNKEVNLNELQEEEKKLKEYSKEEIKNDDYILKMEEELKEGRNRITDLKEGLTSLKVKRAQISENILSSERELSRLDQEIKSMDIKNRSIVEEIKLSEKIIHKNELNMYSNEKEVKDLKQYMEKLQESIEKSHVKTIELKQKINVSNEKVDNLTLIINKKETSFHKIQLELTKLNSQKDNIYSRLKEDMNITCDGDIEYDVQIENLEEYKSKIVHLKSSISKLGVVNLGAIEEYKNLQKKITFLSSQKEDLIKSKQELKKVIDAMTEKMKGVFKENFVKLKKNFNDTFRELFKGGSADLVLTKGDELTGNIDITVQPPGKKLQNINLMSGGEKGLSAIALLFAMLKIKPTPFCILDEIEASLDDANVLRYAEFLRKFSRDTQFIVITHRKGTMEVSDVLYGVTMEEKGVSKIISLKL, from the coding sequence ATGTTCTTGAAAACTATTGAGATAAAAGGATTTAAGTCTTTTGCTGATAAAACGGAGTTAATATTTACAGGAGGAATCACATCTATAGTGGGGCCAAATGGAAGTGGAAAGAGCAATATTTCAGATGCGGTTAGATGGGTACTTGGAGAACAGAGTGTAAAAACTTTAAGGGGAGGCAAGATGGAAGATGTTATCTTTGCAGGTACGCAATTTAGAAAACCATTAGGTTTATGCCAGGTCTCTCTTACCCTAGACAATGAAGATAAAAAACTTTCTCTTGAGTATTCTAATATAACTGTTTCAAGGAGACTTTATAGGTCTGGAGAAAGTGAGTATTATATAAATAATGTTCAGTGCAGGCTGCGAGATATCCATGAACTTTTCATGGATACAGGTATAGGAAGAGAAGGATACTCTATAATAGGTCAGGGCAGAATAGATGCCTTGTTAAGTGGAAAACAGGAAGATAGAAGACTTCTTTTAGAAGAAGCTGCAGGTATTGTAAAATTTAGATGGAGAAGATCAGAGGCAGAGAAAAAGCTGGAGAATACAGAAGTAAATTTAATAAGAATAGAAGATATTCTACACACCTATGAGGAAAGATTAAAGCCTCTTGAACTAGAAAATAAAAAAGCTGACGAATTTTTAAGGCTATCTGAGGAGTTAAAGGATAAGGAAAAAACAGTACTTATATATTCTCTGAAAAAAATACAGCATAAAATAGATAAACTAGAAAGTTCTATGGAACGCATAACAAGTAGTAATAGAGAGTCACATTTAGAGCTTACAAAGTTGAGAGAGGATGTAAATGGATATAATATAAGAATGGAAAATATTATGGATGAAAGCACCAGATGTGAAAAGGATTATTATGATAAAAGAGAATTAATTAATCAGGGAGAGAATAAAATAAAACTTTTAAAACAAAAAATAGAGGACTTAGAAGATAACATAAAAAGAAATTATTTGGAGTTAAAACAGATAGAAAATGATAAAATTAAAAAATCAGAGGGAATAACTCTGCAGAATCAAAATCTTTTAGAATTAAAAAATCGGGAAAAAGAAGTTAATATAGGTATATTGGACTATGAGAATAATATAAAAAAAATTGAAAAAGATATTTATAGCAGGGAAAATATATGTAAAAAGTTAAAAGAGGATAAAATACAGTATTTCAGCAATATTTCAAAGCTTAGGAATCACATTATTTCAATTAAAAAAGATGGAGAAAATATTGTAGAAAAAATTGATAAATTAAAAAGTTCTTATGAAAGTTACAGTAAAGCTATTATAATAAGTTCTGAGAAAAAAAATAAGTTACTTGGTGAAATTTCTAATATAAAAAAGAATATATCGGTTTACCAAAATAAGATTGATGAAAATAACAGTGGGATTTTAGAATTAACTAATGTATTGAACCTTAAAGAGAATAGTCTGCAGAAACTAAATGCCCTATATAATACATTGGAAGCAAATTATAAAATGCTTGTAAATTTTCATAAACACTACGAAGGGTATAATAGAACTGTAAAAGCACTTATGGAAAATATAAAAAACCATAAGTTAGATGTGCCTGCACAGAGTTGTTTTTTAGTGGGAGAAATAATAAGTTTGCAGAAAAAATTTGAAACTTGTATAGAAATTTCCTTGGGGAATAGTATATCCAGTGTAATAACTAATAATGAAATTATAGCTAAAATTATTATAAAATATCTTAAAGATAATAAGATGGGTAGAGCTACTTTTTTGCCTATTTCTATAATTAAAGGGAGAAAAATTTCAAATTTACATAAATTTGAGGATATAAAAGGTTTTATTGGAGTTGCCAGTGAATTGGTAAGTTATAGTAAGGAGTTTAAGGATGTTTTAGATTATATATTGGGAAGAACAATAATCTGTGAAAATATAGATAATGCTTTTGAAATAGCTAAGCTAGCAGAATATAGCTTTAAAATAGTTACTTTATCTGGTGATGTGGTAAATTCGGGAGGGGCAATTACTGGAGGAAGTCTTCAAAAGAGAAGCAGTAATATAATAGGCAGAAAAAGAGAAATAGAAGAAACTTTAGTTAAAATAGAAAATACAAAAGAAACTCTGCAGGTTCTAAATGGAGATATAAGAAGGATTAAGTCTGACAAGGAAAAACTCCATTGCCAAAATGAAGATTTCAAGGAGAAAATACATTTAGACAATATAGAACTTACTAAATTACATCAGCAAAATGATACTATAGAGAGAGAAACTAAAAAATTAATAGAAAGTAGAGAAACAGCCAATAGAGAAATAAAATTGCTTTATAAAAATAAAGAAGTTAACTTAAATGAATTACAGGAAGAAGAGAAAAAATTAAAAGAGTATTCTAAGGAAGAAATTAAAAATGATGATTATATTTTAAAAATGGAAGAGGAATTGAAAGAAGGTAGAAATCGTATTACAGATTTGAAAGAAGGCCTTACCAGTTTAAAAGTAAAAAGAGCTCAGATTAGTGAAAATATTTTAAGTAGTGAAAGGGAATTATCAAGATTGGATCAGGAAATAAAATCCATGGATATTAAAAATAGATCTATAGTTGAGGAAATCAAGCTTTCTGAAAAAATTATACATAAGAATGAGCTTAATATGTATTCAAATGAAAAAGAAGTAAAAGATTTAAAGCAATATATGGAAAAGCTGCAGGAAAGTATAGAAAAAAGCCATGTAAAAACTATTGAACTAAAACAAAAAATAAATGTTAGTAACGAGAAAGTAGATAATTTAACACTTATAATAAATAAAAAAGAAACATCTTTTCATAAAATACAGCTTGAACTTACAAAATTGAATTCTCAAAAAGACAATATATATTCAAGATTAAAAGAAGATATGAATATTACCTGTGATGGGGATATAGAGTACGATGTCCAAATAGAAAACCTAGAAGAATATAAAAGCAAAATAGTACATTTAAAAAGTAGTATTTCTAAGCTTGGAGTTGTGAATCTAGGGGCAATAGAAGAATATAAAAATTTACAGAAGAAAATAACTTTCTTAAGTTCTCAAAAAGAAGACTTGATAAAATCAAAACAGGAATTAAAAAAAGTAATAGATGCAATGACAGAAAAAATGAAAGGCGTATTTAAAGAAAATTTTGTTAAGTTAAAGAAAAATTTTAATGATACCTTTAGAGAATTATTCAAAGGAGGAAGTGCCGATTTGGTACTTACTAAGGGAGATGAGCTTACTGGAAACATAGATATAACAGTACAACCTCCAGGTAAAAAACTTCAAAATATAAATCTTATGTCTGGAGGGGAAAAGGGATTATCCGCCATAGCTCTTCTATTTGCTATGCTGAAGATTAAGCCTACTCCTTTTTGTATATTGGATGAAATAGAGGCATCATTAGATGATGCCAATGTATTACGGTATGCAGAATTTCTTAGGAAGTTTTCAAGGGATACCCAATTTATTGTAATAACTCATAGGAAAGGAACTATGGAGGTAAGTGATGTTTTATATGGGGTTACTATGGAAGAAAAAGGAGTTTCAAAAATAATTTCTCTAAAATTATAA
- a CDS encoding elongator complex protein 3: MKNKHYIIPIFVPHEGCPHSCIFCDQRIITGNEQKVDVNFVRRTIEDYLKTIKRSTSKVEVSFFGGTFTAIPIDKQRELLGAAKEYKDEGYIDYIRLSTRPDYIDNYILDNLREYSVDIIELGIQSLDSDVLLKSERGHSSEDVKYASYLVKKYGFVLGHQIMVGLPCDTFEKDMETVRNSIGMKPDIYRIYPALVIKGTAMENMYKKKQYRPYRLSEAVDICKTLYCILRANKIKVIRIGLQPTENINLGKDVIAGPFHPAFRELVEGRIYNHIVEENIPVPYKGEITIEINNRDLSKLYANKKEYFKHMKKKFIHCSIKVVQDSSVGREALNIFGGNFNKHIELNDYIINNYKNF, from the coding sequence ATGAAAAATAAACATTATATAATACCCATATTTGTTCCCCATGAGGGATGCCCTCATAGTTGCATTTTTTGTGATCAAAGGATAATTACTGGAAATGAACAAAAGGTGGATGTTAATTTTGTGAGGAGAACTATAGAGGACTATTTGAAAACCATAAAAAGAAGTACTTCTAAAGTGGAAGTATCTTTTTTTGGAGGGACTTTTACGGCCATACCCATAGATAAACAGAGGGAATTATTAGGAGCAGCTAAAGAATATAAGGATGAAGGGTATATAGATTATATTCGTCTATCCACAAGGCCGGATTATATTGATAATTATATACTTGATAACCTAAGGGAGTATTCTGTGGATATAATAGAACTTGGTATACAGTCACTAGATAGTGATGTACTTCTTAAATCGGAAAGAGGACATTCTAGTGAAGATGTAAAATATGCATCTTATCTTGTGAAAAAATATGGATTTGTACTTGGTCATCAAATTATGGTGGGATTACCCTGTGATACTTTTGAAAAGGATATGGAAACAGTAAGGAATTCAATAGGTATGAAGCCAGATATATACAGAATATATCCCGCTTTGGTGATAAAAGGAACTGCTATGGAGAATATGTATAAAAAGAAACAATATAGACCCTATAGACTCTCTGAAGCGGTGGATATATGCAAAACTTTATATTGTATTTTAAGAGCTAATAAAATAAAGGTAATAAGGATAGGGCTTCAACCTACAGAAAATATAAATCTAGGCAAGGATGTGATAGCAGGTCCTTTTCATCCTGCCTTTAGAGAACTGGTGGAAGGTAGAATTTATAATCACATTGTAGAAGAAAATATACCTGTACCTTATAAAGGAGAAATAACTATTGAAATAAATAACAGAGACCTTTCCAAACTCTATGCAAATAAAAAGGAATATTTTAAGCATATGAAGAAAAAATTTATTCATTGTTCTATAAAAGTTGTACAAGATTCCTCCGTGGGCAGAGAGGCCTTAAATATATTTGGGGGGAATTTCAATAAACATATAGAGCTGAATGATTATATAATAAATAATTATAAAAATTTTTAG
- a CDS encoding putative DNA-binding protein, with protein MEERIRLSILLDIYGELLTEKQRNVLDLYYNQDLSLAEIAEHTSTSRQAVYDIIKRCHMLLVHYEDKLNLMEEKKNIEENKKGIIDFIDSLYSDKNAEVLDKIKNYIMNNI; from the coding sequence ATGGAAGAGAGAATACGGCTTTCCATATTACTTGATATATATGGAGAGCTCTTAACGGAAAAACAGAGAAATGTTTTGGATCTTTATTATAATCAGGATCTGTCTCTGGCAGAAATAGCTGAACATACTAGTACCAGTAGGCAGGCAGTGTATGATATTATAAAAAGATGCCATATGCTTTTAGTACATTATGAAGATAAATTAAATTTGATGGAAGAGAAAAAAAATATAGAAGAGAATAAAAAAGGCATTATTGACTTTATAGACTCACTGTACTCTGATAAAAATGCTGAAGTATTAGATAAAATAAAAAACTATATAATGAATAATATTTGA
- the rnc gene encoding ribonuclease III, with product MEKVNFFEEVEKTLNISFNDKELIDTALTHSSYANGKKGVKFNERMEFLGDSVLQLCISEYLFLIYKSKSEGELTKKRSLIVCENSLYEVAKKWNIGKYIKMSKGEEITGGRERTSILANCVEAIIAAIYIDSGYKKTKQFIIDNFKDIIEKAIKNQIVLDYKTNLQEIVQQDGDIHIEYMLIKYEGPPHRRKFYTKVCVANNVMGSGVGYTKKESEQNAAQDALKKLKSEDKWNKEGIDTNEK from the coding sequence ATGGAAAAGGTAAATTTTTTTGAAGAAGTGGAAAAGACATTGAACATATCCTTTAATGATAAGGAATTAATAGATACGGCATTAACGCATAGTTCCTATGCCAATGGAAAAAAAGGAGTAAAATTCAATGAGAGGATGGAGTTTTTAGGAGATTCTGTATTGCAGCTTTGTATATCTGAATATTTATTTTTAATATATAAAAGTAAATCAGAAGGAGAACTTACTAAAAAGAGGTCATTGATAGTTTGTGAAAATTCTCTATATGAGGTAGCTAAAAAATGGAATATCGGTAAATATATAAAAATGAGTAAAGGAGAGGAAATTACTGGAGGCAGGGAGAGAACCTCAATACTTGCAAATTGTGTTGAAGCTATTATTGCAGCTATTTATATAGATTCTGGATATAAAAAAACAAAACAATTCATAATAGATAATTTTAAAGATATTATAGAAAAAGCCATAAAGAATCAAATAGTATTGGATTATAAGACCAATCTTCAGGAAATTGTACAGCAAGATGGAGATATACACATAGAATATATGCTTATAAAGTATGAAGGCCCTCCTCATAGACGGAAATTTTATACCAAAGTTTGTGTAGCTAATAATGTGATGGGAAGTGGCGTAGGGTATACTAAAAAAGAATCTGAACAAAATGCAGCCCAAGATGCTTTAAAAAAATTAAAGAGTGAGGACAAATGGAATAAAGAGGGGATAGATACAAATGAAAAATAA
- a CDS encoding DUF4044 domain-containing protein, with translation MKKNTRDKMLKVIIVLVVFMFVIGLLPMLF, from the coding sequence ATGAAGAAGAATACTAGGGATAAAATGTTGAAAGTAATAATAGTTTTGGTGGTATTTATGTTTGTAATTGGATTACTTCCAATGCTTTTTTAA
- the ftsY gene encoding signal recognition particle-docking protein FtsY, whose protein sequence is MFKGFFDKLKNGLEKTKNNFTEKITDLLSKAVNIDEELYEELEEILITCDIGVETTLYIIENLKKKIKEEKIKDPSLLSNSLKEVILDILGDEENSIEPSNTPEIILVIGVNGVGKTTSIGKICCRLKDEGYKVVMAAADTFRAAAIEQLEIWSERAGVDIIKHQPGSDPAAVIFDAIQASKARKADVLVCDTAGRLHNKKNLMEELAKINRVIDREHKEAYRQTFLVLDATTGQNALQQAKQFMEVCPIDGIVLTKLDGTAKGGIVISIKHTLNIPVKLIGVGEGIYDLQEFKSREFIEALF, encoded by the coding sequence ATGTTTAAAGGATTTTTTGATAAATTAAAAAATGGACTTGAAAAAACTAAAAATAATTTCACAGAAAAGATAACGGATCTTTTAAGTAAGGCAGTTAATATTGACGAAGAACTTTATGAGGAATTAGAAGAGATACTTATAACCTGTGACATAGGAGTAGAAACTACACTGTATATTATAGAAAATTTAAAGAAAAAGATAAAAGAGGAAAAAATAAAAGATCCTTCCCTTTTAAGTAATTCTTTAAAAGAGGTGATACTGGATATACTGGGGGACGAAGAAAACAGCATAGAACCTAGTAATACTCCGGAAATAATTCTTGTAATAGGAGTAAATGGCGTGGGAAAGACTACTTCTATAGGAAAGATATGCTGTAGGCTAAAAGATGAAGGATATAAGGTGGTTATGGCTGCAGCAGATACTTTCAGGGCAGCAGCCATAGAACAGCTGGAAATATGGAGTGAGAGGGCGGGAGTGGATATAATAAAACATCAGCCAGGATCAGACCCTGCTGCAGTTATTTTTGATGCCATTCAAGCATCAAAAGCAAGAAAGGCGGATGTTCTAGTTTGTGATACTGCAGGTAGATTACATAACAAAAAAAATTTAATGGAGGAACTTGCAAAAATAAATAGGGTAATAGATAGAGAGCATAAAGAGGCATATAGGCAAACTTTTCTTGTATTAGATGCCACAACAGGGCAAAATGCCCTGCAGCAGGCTAAACAATTTATGGAGGTTTGTCCTATAGATGGCATAGTACTTACTAAATTAGATGGGACTGCTAAAGGAGGTATAGTGATATCCATAAAGCATACGTTAAATATACCGGTAAAGTTAATAGGAGTGGGAGAAGGTATATATGATTTACAGGAATTTAAAAGCAGGGAATTTATAGAGGCATTATTTTAG
- a CDS encoding acetate kinase, with amino-acid sequence MKILEVNCGSSSLKYQLIDMEDEKVLAKGLVERIGIDGSILTHKVNGEKHVVSEPIKDHRVAVKLVLEALVDKQHGVIKDMSEISAVGHRVVHGGEQYSDAVIIDDKVMESLKDCSKLAPLHNPPNIIGINACKAIMPNTPMVAVFDTAFHHTMPKYAYIYPLPYELYERYGIRKYGFHGTSHRFVSEEAARLMGKDISELKIITCHLGNGASICAVDRGKSIDTNMGFTPLAGLAMGTRCGDIDPAIIPFLTNEIGMSIDEISNIMNNKSGILGMSGISSDFRDVEEIASFKHDRRAQLALDVFYYRVKSFIGSYVAVLDGVDAIVFTAGVGENSSIGRAEICSGLTYLGITIDEEKNNIRGKATEITTANSKTKVFVIPTNEELVIARDTKFLVQKKISHKSK; translated from the coding sequence ATGAAAATATTGGAAGTAAATTGTGGAAGCTCATCTTTAAAATATCAATTAATAGATATGGAAGATGAAAAAGTTTTGGCAAAGGGCCTTGTGGAAAGGATAGGGATAGATGGTTCCATTTTAACTCATAAAGTTAATGGTGAAAAACATGTGGTAAGTGAACCTATAAAAGATCATAGGGTAGCTGTAAAATTGGTATTAGAGGCTCTTGTAGATAAACAACATGGTGTAATAAAGGATATGTCTGAAATATCTGCTGTAGGACATAGAGTTGTTCATGGAGGCGAACAATATTCAGATGCAGTTATTATAGATGATAAAGTTATGGAATCTTTAAAGGACTGCAGTAAATTGGCACCACTGCATAATCCACCTAATATAATAGGAATAAATGCTTGTAAGGCAATAATGCCTAATACTCCTATGGTAGCAGTATTTGATACGGCTTTCCATCATACTATGCCAAAATATGCATATATTTATCCACTACCTTATGAACTATATGAAAGATATGGAATTAGAAAATATGGATTTCATGGAACTTCCCACAGATTTGTATCAGAAGAAGCAGCTAGGCTTATGGGAAAAGACATATCAGAGTTAAAGATAATAACATGTCACTTAGGAAATGGAGCTAGTATTTGTGCTGTGGATAGAGGAAAGTCAATAGATACAAATATGGGATTTACTCCACTTGCAGGTTTAGCTATGGGAACTAGATGCGGTGACATAGATCCAGCTATAATACCATTTCTAACAAATGAAATAGGCATGTCTATAGATGAAATAAGCAATATAATGAACAATAAATCTGGTATACTTGGGATGTCAGGAATAAGCAGTGATTTTAGAGATGTAGAGGAAATTGCAAGTTTCAAGCATGATAGAAGAGCACAGCTTGCATTAGATGTATTTTATTATAGGGTAAAATCTTTTATAGGTTCTTATGTAGCCGTTTTAGATGGAGTAGATGCTATAGTGTTTACAGCAGGTGTAGGAGAAAATTCATCTATTGGTAGAGCTGAAATATGTTCAGGACTTACTTATCTTGGAATTACTATAGATGAAGAGAAGAATAATATAAGAGGAAAGGCTACAGAAATAACTACTGCAAATTCAAAAACAAAGGTATTCGTAATTCCTACTAATGAAGAGCTTGTTATAGCTAGAGATACAAAATTTTTAGTTCAAAAGAAAATTTCACATAAATCCAAATAA
- the acpP gene encoding acyl carrier protein, which yields MIFEKIQKIISEQLGIDSEEINLESSFIDDLGADSLDIVELIMAVETEFDLEIPDEEAEKVKIVGDVVDYIKAHTEE from the coding sequence ATGATTTTTGAAAAGATACAGAAAATAATATCCGAACAGTTGGGTATAGATTCAGAGGAAATAAATTTGGAATCATCTTTTATTGACGATTTAGGTGCAGATTCACTTGATATAGTTGAATTAATAATGGCTGTAGAAACAGAGTTTGATCTAGAAATACCTGATGAAGAAGCGGAAAAGGTGAAAATAGTAGGAGATGTAGTTGATTACATAAAAGCTCATACTGAGGAATAG
- the plsX gene encoding phosphate acyltransferase PlsX, with amino-acid sequence MIIAVDGMGGDFAPYAVVEGIIEAVKEQDINIIITGKKELIEAELKKYEYEREKIRILDTREVITTSESPVMALRRKKDSSLVKALQLVKEGKADAAISAGSTGALMSGATLIVGRIKGIERVALAPMIPGKNGAFMIIDAGANVDCKPHYLLQFSLMGKIYFENVLKIKEPSIGLVNIGTEEEKGNELTKNTYKLLKDMDFNFVGNVEPREATNGDVNILVCDGFVGNTILKTYEGVSLNLIHMIKEEIMKSTTSKLAGVFLKPVFKKIKSRLDYSEYGGSAFLGCKGICVKAHGSSNGKAFKNAIKQAVICYDNKVIDKIKFEIEKIYNREE; translated from the coding sequence ATGATAATTGCTGTGGATGGCATGGGAGGAGACTTTGCACCTTATGCAGTAGTAGAAGGTATAATTGAGGCAGTTAAGGAACAGGATATAAATATAATTATAACGGGAAAAAAGGAACTTATTGAAGCAGAATTAAAAAAATATGAATATGAAAGAGAAAAAATACGTATTTTAGATACTAGAGAAGTTATAACCACTTCTGAATCTCCAGTAATGGCATTAAGGAGAAAAAAAGATTCAAGTTTAGTTAAGGCTCTTCAACTTGTAAAGGAAGGAAAGGCAGATGCGGCTATATCCGCGGGAAGTACCGGGGCTCTTATGTCTGGTGCAACCTTGATTGTGGGAAGAATTAAAGGGATAGAAAGAGTGGCACTTGCACCTATGATACCAGGTAAAAATGGAGCTTTTATGATTATAGATGCAGGGGCTAATGTGGATTGTAAACCCCATTATCTTTTACAGTTTTCACTTATGGGAAAAATATATTTTGAAAATGTACTTAAAATAAAAGAACCTTCCATAGGCCTTGTAAATATAGGAACAGAAGAAGAAAAAGGCAATGAATTGACTAAAAATACCTATAAGCTTTTAAAAGATATGGATTTCAATTTTGTGGGCAATGTAGAACCTAGAGAGGCTACAAATGGAGATGTAAACATATTGGTTTGTGATGGATTTGTAGGGAATACAATTTTAAAAACATATGAAGGAGTATCTTTAAATTTAATTCATATGATAAAAGAGGAAATTATGAAATCAACCACAAGTAAGCTAGCGGGTGTTTTTTTAAAGCCTGTTTTTAAAAAGATAAAGAGCAGGTTAGACTATTCAGAATATGGAGGCTCTGCTTTTTTAGGCTGCAAGGGAATATGTGTAAAAGCACATGGGAGTTCTAATGGAAAGGCTTTTAAAAATGCAATAAAACAGGCAGTAATATGTTATGATAATAAAGTTATAGATAAAATAAAGTTTGAAATAGAAAAAATATATAATAGAGAAGAATAG